In the genome of Solibacillus silvestris, one region contains:
- a CDS encoding glycine/betaine ABC transporter, which yields MKHLKRFKTLGLTIGMSAALLLAACGDDTGSSDNSNNESASIGEQVDYKIIGIEPGAGITGLSHDTLEQYENLEGWTLQESSTAGMIGTLEQAIRNEEPVIVTGWTPHWMFSAYDLKFLEDPKGVLGGAENINTVVRKDLEKDLPDVYTVLDRFHWEPEDMEQVMYDAQNGDFETAAAAWIENNDDKVSEWTKGIEQGNGEKVKLVSVPWDSEIASSSVVKIVLDNLGYQVEVIPVDPAIMFQAIATGEGDATVAPWLPTTHQAFYEKHKDDIVDLGENLEGTQNGFVVPAYMDIDSIEDLEPKE from the coding sequence ATGAAACATTTGAAACGATTTAAAACTTTAGGTTTAACTATAGGGATGTCTGCAGCATTGTTATTAGCAGCATGCGGGGATGATACAGGCAGCAGTGATAATTCAAACAATGAATCTGCAAGTATAGGTGAACAAGTAGATTATAAAATCATTGGGATAGAACCTGGCGCGGGGATAACAGGTTTGTCACATGATACATTGGAACAATATGAAAATCTGGAAGGCTGGACATTACAGGAAAGCTCAACTGCAGGCATGATCGGGACGTTGGAACAGGCGATTCGCAATGAAGAACCGGTGATTGTAACTGGCTGGACACCCCATTGGATGTTCTCTGCCTATGACTTAAAATTCCTTGAAGATCCTAAAGGAGTTTTAGGAGGAGCAGAAAATATAAATACTGTCGTAAGAAAAGATCTTGAAAAGGATTTACCGGACGTCTACACAGTGCTTGACCGATTCCATTGGGAACCGGAAGATATGGAACAAGTTATGTATGATGCACAAAATGGAGATTTTGAAACAGCTGCTGCCGCCTGGATTGAAAATAACGATGACAAAGTAAGTGAGTGGACGAAGGGTATTGAACAAGGTAACGGAGAAAAAGTGAAACTTGTTTCAGTCCCATGGGATTCAGAAATTGCATCAAGCAGCGTTGTTAAAATAGTGTTGGACAATTTAGGTTATCAAGTAGAAGTAATACCTGTAGACCCTGCGATCATGTTCCAGGCAATTGCAACTGGTGAAGGGGATGCTACTGTGGCTCCATGGTTGCCGACAACTCATCAGGCATTCTATGAAAAACACAAAGACGATATTGTGGACTTAGGCGAAAACTTGGAAGGT